The following coding sequences are from one Salipiger sp. CCB-MM3 window:
- a CDS encoding transporter substrate-binding domain-containing protein — MKLTRRQFGLMTIAGASASVPSLSWAQSGGTLAKIRETGKVTVGTEAAFPPFEFVDDSGEIVGYGKDILDVIIAELDVELEQLDLPWQGILPGLLAGNFDFVATTVSINEERAKKYAYTVPIANGQPYVMTRKGEAIETENGLAGMTVGTQLASSAEPIAKAVDEKLKSEGEGFKELKLYTAYTDCYTALASGEIDAVIQSLPSLAVLVKEHPDVFEVAAPIETGVQWTYQAWVTRPEDADLRDFISSVILKMRDDGRLYELQEKWFGFKMEIPDEGYLPPSAV, encoded by the coding sequence ATGAAACTCACCCGACGCCAATTCGGACTGATGACTATTGCTGGCGCAAGTGCATCCGTGCCCTCGCTTTCCTGGGCCCAGTCCGGCGGCACACTAGCCAAGATCCGGGAGACCGGTAAGGTAACCGTTGGCACCGAAGCGGCCTTCCCCCCGTTTGAATTCGTTGATGATAGTGGCGAGATCGTCGGCTACGGCAAGGATATCCTAGATGTGATAATCGCGGAACTCGACGTTGAGCTCGAGCAGTTGGACCTGCCTTGGCAGGGTATTCTGCCGGGTCTTCTTGCAGGTAACTTCGACTTCGTGGCGACAACAGTATCGATCAATGAGGAGCGCGCTAAGAAGTACGCCTACACTGTGCCGATTGCCAATGGACAGCCGTATGTGATGACCCGAAAGGGTGAAGCGATCGAGACAGAAAATGGTCTGGCTGGGATGACCGTTGGCACGCAGCTCGCGTCTTCTGCTGAGCCGATCGCTAAGGCTGTTGATGAAAAGCTGAAATCGGAGGGAGAAGGCTTCAAGGAGCTCAAACTCTACACTGCCTACACTGATTGTTACACCGCTCTGGCATCCGGTGAGATCGATGCAGTGATCCAGTCGCTCCCGTCTCTCGCAGTTCTGGTTAAAGAACACCCGGACGTATTCGAGGTCGCGGCGCCGATCGAGACTGGCGTTCAGTGGACCTATCAAGCTTGGGTAACCCGGCCGGAAGACGCCGATCTGCGCGATTTCATTTCGTCTGTGATCCTGAAGATGCGCGACGACGGCCGACTCTACGAGCTTCAGGAAAAGTGGTTTGGCTTCAAAATGGAGATCCCTGACGAGGGATATCTTCCGCCGAGCGCTGTCTGA
- a CDS encoding amino acid ABC transporter permease, translating into MKFDFEYVLSSLPRVSDAAMINLRIAVLAFCLALVGGTLLTLIRSLKITPVNGLIALSLSFIRGTPILIQIFLIYYGLPAATGLRLPPEVAGVTAIALNSSFFISEIMRGSLPEIDGGQIEASTALGLPPRIIWRKVVLPQLFRRITPMLINEGTVVVKGTALLSVITVVEALRVSQQIGAAKFRPFEPILAAALMFLLINLALTAGGWFLERRFARESR; encoded by the coding sequence ATGAAGTTCGATTTTGAATACGTCCTCTCCTCGCTGCCTCGCGTGTCCGATGCGGCGATGATCAATCTCCGGATTGCGGTTTTAGCCTTCTGCCTTGCTTTGGTCGGTGGAACTCTGCTGACCCTCATTCGATCGCTAAAGATTACGCCAGTGAACGGGCTGATTGCGTTATCTCTAAGCTTCATCCGAGGCACTCCGATCCTGATCCAGATCTTCCTGATCTACTACGGGCTCCCAGCCGCAACCGGCCTTCGCTTGCCCCCGGAGGTGGCGGGGGTCACCGCAATCGCGTTGAACTCATCTTTCTTTATTTCGGAGATCATGAGGGGGTCTCTCCCTGAAATTGACGGCGGGCAAATAGAGGCTTCAACGGCTCTTGGCCTTCCTCCTCGGATCATCTGGAGGAAAGTGGTTCTGCCTCAGCTCTTCCGCCGCATTACTCCTATGCTCATTAACGAGGGAACGGTGGTGGTGAAGGGCACTGCACTACTATCGGTCATCACAGTCGTCGAAGCGCTGCGTGTCTCTCAACAGATTGGGGCAGCAAAGTTCCGTCCGTTCGAGCCCATCCTCGCAGCAGCCCTGATGTTTCTCCTTATCAATCTCGCGCTTACAGCTGGGGGCTGGTTCCTTGAGCGCCGCTTTGCACGGGAGAGCCGCTAA